A window of the Bradyrhizobium diazoefficiens genome harbors these coding sequences:
- a CDS encoding cysteine desulfurase family protein, which yields MPSRVYLDWNATTPLRTEARAAMLAAYELIGNPSSVHAEGREARRLVEDARSSLAAAVGALPRNVVFTSAGTEANALALSPGLRSRSGEPVRRLLVSAVEHASVLAGGRFPADGISQIRVTRSGVVDLDHLRTVLADGPPALVSIMAANNETGALQPVAEAAGLVHEAGGLLHVDAIQALGKIAFNISAVSADLATFSGHKIGGPKGVGALVVAEGLAGLEPVLRGGGQELGRRAGTENVAGIAGLGAAVKAALQALPEDAERMASLRNCLENGIREIAGATVFAEDVKRLPNTVLFTAPGLKAETAVIGFDLEGVAVSSGSACSSGKVQPSHVLSAMGCDATVAQGAVRLSLGWSTEPDDINRALEAWRKLGNTLLRA from the coding sequence ATGCCGAGCCGTGTCTATCTCGACTGGAATGCGACGACACCGCTGCGCACTGAGGCGCGCGCAGCGATGCTGGCCGCCTACGAGCTGATCGGCAATCCATCCTCGGTCCACGCCGAGGGACGGGAGGCGCGGCGGCTGGTCGAGGACGCGCGTAGCTCGCTTGCGGCAGCAGTCGGTGCGCTGCCGCGAAACGTGGTTTTCACCTCCGCCGGAACTGAGGCCAATGCGCTGGCGCTGTCGCCCGGCTTGCGCAGCCGATCAGGCGAACCGGTGCGGCGGCTCCTGGTTTCCGCGGTCGAGCATGCCTCGGTGCTCGCGGGCGGCCGGTTCCCGGCAGATGGAATCAGCCAGATCCGGGTCACGCGTTCCGGCGTCGTCGACCTCGATCATCTCCGGACGGTGCTCGCCGACGGCCCGCCGGCGCTGGTCTCGATCATGGCGGCCAACAACGAGACCGGTGCGCTCCAGCCGGTCGCGGAGGCGGCAGGGCTCGTCCACGAGGCCGGCGGCCTCCTGCACGTCGACGCGATCCAGGCGCTCGGCAAAATTGCCTTCAATATTAGCGCGGTCAGCGCGGACCTTGCGACCTTTTCTGGGCACAAGATCGGCGGCCCCAAGGGCGTCGGCGCGCTGGTCGTGGCGGAGGGCCTGGCCGGATTGGAGCCGGTGCTGAGGGGGGGCGGGCAGGAGCTCGGCCGGCGGGCAGGAACCGAGAATGTTGCCGGCATTGCCGGGTTGGGTGCGGCCGTGAAGGCCGCCCTTCAGGCTCTGCCGGAAGATGCGGAGCGGATGGCAAGCCTCAGGAATTGCTTAGAAAACGGTATTCGCGAGATTGCCGGCGCAACCGTCTTCGCGGAAGACGTGAAGAGGTTGCCAAATACCGTTCTGTTCACTGCACCAGGTCTCAAGGCCGAGACTGCCGTGATCGGCTTTGACCTCGAAGGTGTCGCCGTATCCTCAGGTTCGGCTTGTTCCTCAGGGAAGGTCCAGCCGTCTCACGTGCTCTCGGCGATGGGATGCGATGCCACCGTGGCCCAGGGAGCGGTGCGTCTCAGTCTGGGCTGGTCCACAGAACCAGATGACATCAATAGGGCGTTAGAGGCTTGGCGAAAGCTCGGTAATACCCTACTTAGAGCCTAA
- a CDS encoding LytTR family DNA-binding domain-containing protein — translation MADGQNALETERVETVWDQDRARGDEAPASGTSGWHGGISDDWTVFAAIAAVALAIGIVNALSGAQDAAGRGESYDIGRRLLWELTSIIVILLLVPILMLSVRHIRRATGLAARIGIGAVALLGFSALHITGMVGLRKLLLWLAGSSYDFHFSRATILYEFRKDAVTALLLGATLWLIESRRELRKAALAALSMPAAPLEQPSPDLIWLRDGSSRIRVAPRDILWVASAGNYIEYSLADGTQHLIRGTLAATESELARFAIVRVHRTRLANLDRVSGVDFKPSGDFELTFDNGKTLGGSRRYRPAVASLGGRIAPV, via the coding sequence ATGGCTGACGGCCAAAATGCTCTCGAAACGGAGCGCGTCGAGACGGTTTGGGATCAGGACCGGGCGCGAGGGGACGAGGCACCGGCGTCCGGGACGAGCGGTTGGCACGGCGGGATCAGTGACGACTGGACGGTGTTCGCTGCGATCGCCGCCGTCGCGCTCGCGATCGGAATCGTCAATGCACTCTCCGGCGCGCAGGACGCCGCCGGGCGGGGCGAGAGCTATGACATTGGCCGGCGACTGCTCTGGGAGTTGACGAGCATCATCGTCATCCTGCTGCTGGTGCCGATCCTGATGCTGTCGGTCCGGCACATCCGCCGGGCGACGGGCCTCGCGGCGCGGATCGGAATCGGTGCGGTCGCCCTGCTCGGCTTCTCGGCCCTCCACATCACCGGCATGGTGGGCTTGCGGAAACTCCTGCTCTGGCTCGCGGGCAGCTCCTACGACTTCCATTTCTCGCGGGCGACCATCCTGTACGAGTTCCGCAAGGATGCCGTCACAGCTTTGCTGCTCGGGGCAACACTCTGGCTGATCGAAAGCCGGCGGGAACTGCGCAAGGCCGCACTCGCAGCCCTTTCCATGCCGGCCGCTCCGCTGGAGCAACCATCCCCCGATCTGATCTGGCTCCGGGACGGCAGCAGCCGCATTCGCGTCGCGCCGCGCGATATCCTGTGGGTCGCTTCGGCCGGCAACTACATCGAATACAGCCTCGCTGACGGCACCCAGCACCTGATCCGGGGAACGTTGGCTGCGACCGAAAGCGAGCTCGCCCGCTTCGCCATCGTGCGCGTTCACCGGACAAGGCTTGCCAATCTCGACCGCGTGAGCGGCGTCGACTTCAAGCCATCAGGGGATTTCGAACTCACATTCGACAACGGCAAGACGCTTGGCGGCAGCCGCCGCTACCGGCCCGCGGTTGCCTCGCTCGGAGGGCGCATTGCGCCTGTGTGA
- a CDS encoding alpha/beta hydrolase: MPEVIFTGPAGRLEGRYHPAKQKNAPIAMILHPHPQFHGTMNHQIVYQCYYAFAHRGFSVLRFNFRGVGRSQGSFDHGTGELSDAAAALDWAQTINPEARACWVAGFSFGAWIGMQLLMRRPEVEGFISIAPPANLYDFSFLAPCPSSGLIVHGEKDAVVPPKDVNTLVEKLKTQKGIVIDQQVIPGANHFFDAKLEPLMETITAYLDMRLANVR; the protein is encoded by the coding sequence ATGCCCGAAGTTATTTTCACCGGCCCCGCCGGCCGTCTCGAAGGCCGCTATCACCCGGCCAAGCAAAAGAACGCGCCGATCGCGATGATCCTGCATCCGCATCCGCAGTTTCACGGCACGATGAACCATCAGATCGTGTATCAGTGCTACTACGCCTTCGCGCATCGCGGCTTCTCGGTGCTGCGCTTCAACTTCCGCGGCGTCGGCCGCAGCCAGGGCTCGTTCGACCACGGCACCGGCGAGTTGTCGGATGCGGCAGCAGCCCTCGATTGGGCGCAGACCATCAATCCCGAAGCGCGCGCCTGCTGGGTCGCCGGCTTCTCCTTCGGCGCCTGGATCGGCATGCAGCTTCTGATGCGCCGCCCTGAGGTCGAAGGCTTCATCTCGATCGCGCCGCCGGCCAACCTCTATGACTTCTCGTTCCTCGCGCCCTGCCCGTCGTCGGGCCTGATCGTGCATGGCGAGAAGGACGCGGTGGTGCCGCCGAAGGACGTCAACACGCTGGTCGAGAAGCTGAAGACGCAGAAGGGCATCGTGATCGACCAGCAGGTCATCCCGGGCGCCAACCACTTCTTCGACGCCAAGCTCGAGCCGCTGATGGAAACAATCACGGCCTATCTCGACATGCGCCTCGCCAACGTGCGGTAA
- a CDS encoding DUF1697 domain-containing protein, which produces MAAFVALLRAVNVGGTGKLPMTELKAMCEELGFGAVRTYIASGNVVFTSRKSESAIKAVLEKRLHAYAGAPVGVLVRSVAAIAEVLADNPFPKMAPNRTVAIFLDKAPPADTLAGIRGQKDEEVKLGRREIYVHYGDGMGTSKLVIPAAKTGTARNMNTIAVLAKMAAEL; this is translated from the coding sequence ATGGCCGCATTCGTAGCCTTGCTGCGCGCGGTCAATGTCGGAGGCACCGGCAAGCTGCCAATGACCGAGCTCAAGGCGATGTGCGAAGAGCTCGGTTTCGGTGCCGTGCGCACCTACATCGCCAGCGGCAATGTGGTCTTCACCAGCCGCAAATCGGAATCCGCTATTAAGGCCGTTCTCGAAAAGCGCCTGCACGCTTACGCCGGCGCGCCGGTCGGTGTGCTCGTGCGCAGCGTGGCCGCGATCGCAGAGGTCTTGGCCGACAATCCGTTTCCCAAAATGGCGCCCAACCGCACGGTCGCGATCTTCCTCGACAAGGCGCCACCTGCGGACACGCTCGCCGGAATTCGGGGTCAGAAAGACGAAGAGGTCAAGCTTGGCCGCCGCGAGATCTACGTGCATTACGGCGACGGCATGGGGACGTCAAAACTCGTGATCCCCGCTGCCAAGACCGGCACCGCGCGCAACATGAACACCATCGCCGTCCTGGCGAAGATGGCCGCGGAGCTCTAG
- a CDS encoding DMT family transporter has translation MSQSLAWMMLVIAGALDVGWAISMKYAEGYTRIGWSIVSLVLLAVFVFLLGRALKVLEVGVAYSVWTGIGAAGTFVMGVLLFGETLSAMKLAGIALVLMGIAALKLA, from the coding sequence ATGTCGCAATCTCTGGCCTGGATGATGCTGGTGATCGCCGGCGCACTCGATGTCGGCTGGGCGATCTCGATGAAATACGCGGAAGGCTACACGCGCATCGGCTGGAGCATCGTTTCGCTGGTGCTGCTCGCCGTCTTCGTCTTCCTGCTGGGACGCGCCTTGAAGGTGCTCGAGGTCGGCGTCGCCTATTCGGTGTGGACCGGCATCGGCGCAGCAGGTACCTTCGTCATGGGCGTCTTGCTGTTCGGCGAGACCTTGAGCGCGATGAAGCTTGCCGGCATCGCGCTCGTCTTGATGGGGATTGCCGCGCTGAAGCTGGCTTGA